From Skermanella sp. TT6, a single genomic window includes:
- a CDS encoding sensor histidine kinase — MPDLGLLRTTTFRVALLYLGLFIASVLVILGLIYWFTAGFIERQTDETIAAEIAGLREHYRQRRLPGLIEVVNARSATPRSNTLYLVASPTYAPLAGNLSAWPDAVPDQDGWVEFEIKDAPPAPEGRRHDARAVMFTLSGGYHLLVGRDTRERSHFQERVLISLAWALLLTIGLGAAGGVLISRNVMHRIDAINRTTRQIMSGALQERMAVQGSGDELDQLAGNLNAMLDQIEKLMVGMRQVSDSVAHDLRTPLTRLRSRLEMTLVECSGEDEYRAAIQEAIGEADRLLGIFSALLSIAEAEAGTLQRSFQKVALADIARQIADLYEPAAEEAGLAFVSDIRAEPVVLGNQQLLAQAVANLLDNALKYSPPGGRVTLAVEGPDGARGTCISVSDGGPGIPADQRETVLRRFVRLESSRSSPGNGLGLSLVDAVARLHGARLEMDDNRPGLIVAIVFPRIDAG; from the coding sequence GTGCCTGACCTCGGCCTGCTCAGGACCACCACGTTCAGGGTGGCGCTGCTCTATCTGGGCCTGTTCATCGCCTCGGTGCTGGTGATCCTCGGGCTGATATACTGGTTCACCGCGGGATTCATCGAGCGCCAGACCGACGAGACCATCGCGGCGGAGATCGCGGGATTGCGCGAGCATTACCGGCAGCGGCGGCTGCCGGGCCTGATCGAGGTCGTCAACGCCCGCAGCGCCACGCCGCGGTCGAATACCCTCTACCTGGTGGCGTCGCCGACATACGCCCCCCTGGCCGGCAACCTTTCGGCGTGGCCCGACGCCGTCCCGGACCAGGACGGCTGGGTCGAGTTCGAGATCAAGGACGCGCCGCCGGCGCCGGAGGGCCGGCGCCACGACGCCCGGGCCGTGATGTTCACCCTGTCCGGCGGCTATCACCTCCTGGTCGGGCGCGACACCCGGGAGCGCAGCCATTTCCAGGAACGGGTGCTGATCTCGCTCGCCTGGGCGCTGCTCCTGACGATAGGCCTCGGTGCCGCCGGCGGCGTGCTGATCAGCCGCAACGTCATGCACCGCATCGACGCGATCAACCGGACGACCCGCCAGATCATGTCGGGAGCCCTGCAGGAGCGGATGGCGGTCCAGGGGAGCGGCGACGAGCTGGACCAGCTCGCCGGCAATCTCAACGCGATGCTCGACCAGATCGAGAAGCTCATGGTCGGCATGCGGCAGGTCTCCGACAGCGTCGCCCACGACCTGCGGACCCCGCTGACGCGGCTGCGGTCCCGCCTGGAGATGACCCTGGTCGAATGCTCCGGCGAGGACGAGTACCGGGCCGCGATCCAGGAGGCGATCGGCGAGGCGGACCGCCTGCTCGGCATCTTCTCCGCGCTGCTGAGCATCGCCGAGGCGGAGGCCGGGACCCTTCAGCGCAGCTTCCAGAAGGTCGCCCTGGCCGATATCGCCCGCCAGATCGCGGACCTCTACGAACCCGCGGCCGAGGAGGCCGGGCTCGCCTTCGTCAGCGACATCCGGGCCGAGCCGGTCGTGCTCGGCAACCAGCAGCTCCTCGCCCAGGCGGTCGCCAACCTGCTGGACAACGCCCTGAAATACTCCCCGCCCGGCGGGCGCGTCACGCTGGCGGTCGAAGGGCCGGACGGCGCGCGCGGCACCTGCATCTCGGTTTCCGACGGGGGGCCGGGGATCCCGGCCGACCAGCGGGAGACCGTCCTGCGCCGGTTCGTGCGCCTGGAGTCGAGCCGGAGTTCGCCGGGGAACGGGCTGGGGCTCAGCCTCGTCGATGCCGTGGCCCGGCTGCACGGCGCCCGGCTCGAAATGGACGACAACCGGCCGGGACTGATCGTTGCCATTGTGTTCCCCCGGATCGACGCGGGGTGA
- a CDS encoding response regulator transcription factor, with translation MKILVIEDDAQAAAYMVKGLRESGHVVDHSADGKEGLFMAGSETYDVLIVDRLLPGRDGLSLVEILRGAGTETPVLFLSALGSVDDRVRGLRAGGDDYLTKPYAFSELLARVEALGRRKSAGAAATTRLQVGDLEMDLLARRVRRGARQIDLLPREFRLLEYLMRHAGNVVTRTMLLENVWDYHFDPQTNVIDVHVARLRQKIDRDFPTPMIHTVRGAGYTLRA, from the coding sequence ATGAAGATACTGGTCATCGAGGACGACGCCCAAGCCGCCGCCTATATGGTCAAGGGCCTGAGGGAGAGCGGCCACGTGGTCGACCACTCGGCCGACGGCAAGGAGGGCCTGTTCATGGCGGGGTCCGAGACCTACGACGTGCTGATCGTCGACCGGCTGCTGCCGGGGCGCGACGGCCTGTCGCTGGTGGAGATCCTGCGCGGGGCCGGCACCGAGACGCCGGTCCTGTTCCTCAGCGCGCTGGGCAGCGTCGACGACCGGGTCCGAGGGCTGCGGGCCGGCGGCGACGACTACCTGACGAAGCCCTATGCCTTCTCAGAGCTGCTGGCCCGGGTCGAGGCCCTGGGCCGGCGCAAGTCGGCCGGGGCGGCGGCTACCACCCGGCTGCAGGTCGGCGACCTGGAGATGGACCTGCTGGCGCGGCGGGTCCGCCGGGGGGCCAGGCAGATCGACCTGCTCCCCCGGGAATTCCGGCTGCTGGAGTACCTGATGCGGCACGCCGGCAACGTCGTGACCCGGACCATGCTGCTGGAGAATGTCTGGGACTATCATTTCGACCCCCAGACGAACGTGATCGACGTGCACGTGGCGCGGCTGCGGCAGAAGATCGACCGCGACTTCCCGACACCGATGATCCACACCGTGCGCGGCGCCGGATATACGCTGCGTGCCTGA
- a CDS encoding DegQ family serine endoprotease, whose protein sequence is MVPHLPVTRSPARPLSAAPALASRFRRATAAFLLGTTILSGAAAVVPSAAAAAPVTVPAVSQELPGSFADLVDRVMPAVVNVSTVQGGNAAPEQRGMPGMPEFPPGSPFEEFFRQFQEQQRGARPRAERQQAQGSGFIIDAAGYVVTNNHVIDGADEISVTLHDGSRLDAKLVGRDPKTDLALLKVDAGKPLAYLEFGDSDTARVGDWVIAIGNPFGLGGTVTSGIVSARGRDIQAGPYDDFLQLDASINRGNSGGPTFDVHGRVIGINTAIFSPNGGSVGIGFAIPSNLAKGVIAQLRENGTVSRGWLGVQIQQVTPEIADSLGLGQPKGALVADVTANSPAAKAKLAAGDVILALDGRPVDTIKDLTRMVADSKTGSTVKLDVLRRGKRETVSVTLDAMPDQPQVAAATQSPDRPGAAQTDSVLGLTLSSIDASGRRRFGLSEGVEGVLVVGLEDAADGVNLRPGDVITEVGNERVAAPAQIAAKVQEAREAGRGAVLLRVNRQGTEQFVAIPIKKA, encoded by the coding sequence ATGGTCCCGCATCTTCCGGTTACCCGCTCCCCCGCCCGTCCCCTCTCCGCCGCCCCTGCCCTCGCGTCGCGTTTCCGCCGGGCGACCGCCGCCTTCCTTCTGGGCACGACGATCCTGTCCGGTGCCGCCGCCGTGGTTCCGAGCGCCGCCGCGGCCGCGCCGGTCACGGTGCCGGCCGTGTCGCAGGAACTGCCGGGCAGCTTCGCCGACCTTGTCGACCGGGTCATGCCCGCCGTGGTCAACGTCTCGACCGTACAGGGCGGCAACGCGGCTCCCGAGCAGCGCGGCATGCCGGGAATGCCGGAGTTCCCGCCCGGCTCGCCCTTCGAGGAGTTCTTCCGCCAGTTCCAGGAGCAGCAGCGGGGCGCCCGCCCCCGTGCCGAGCGCCAGCAGGCCCAGGGTTCCGGCTTCATCATCGACGCCGCCGGCTACGTGGTGACCAACAACCACGTGATCGATGGCGCCGACGAGATCAGCGTGACCCTGCATGACGGCTCCAGGCTGGACGCCAAGCTGGTCGGGCGCGATCCCAAGACCGACCTGGCGCTGCTGAAGGTCGATGCCGGCAAGCCGCTGGCCTACCTGGAGTTCGGCGACAGCGACACCGCGCGCGTCGGCGACTGGGTCATCGCGATCGGCAATCCGTTCGGGCTCGGCGGCACGGTGACCTCCGGCATCGTTTCCGCCCGCGGGCGCGATATCCAGGCCGGGCCGTACGACGACTTCCTGCAGCTCGACGCCTCGATCAACCGAGGCAATTCCGGCGGCCCGACCTTCGACGTCCACGGCCGCGTGATCGGAATCAACACGGCCATCTTCTCGCCCAACGGCGGCAGCGTCGGCATCGGCTTCGCGATCCCCTCGAACCTGGCCAAGGGCGTCATCGCCCAGCTGCGCGAGAACGGCACGGTCAGCCGCGGCTGGCTGGGCGTGCAGATCCAGCAGGTCACGCCGGAGATCGCCGACAGCCTCGGCCTTGGCCAGCCCAAGGGCGCGCTGGTCGCGGACGTGACGGCAAACAGCCCGGCCGCCAAGGCGAAGCTCGCCGCGGGGGACGTGATCCTGGCGCTGGACGGCCGGCCGGTCGACACCATCAAGGATCTGACCCGGATGGTGGCGGATAGCAAGACCGGCTCGACCGTGAAGCTCGACGTGCTGCGCCGGGGCAAGCGCGAGACCGTCTCCGTGACGCTGGACGCGATGCCGGACCAGCCCCAGGTCGCCGCCGCGACGCAGTCGCCGGACCGGCCGGGAGCGGCCCAGACCGACTCCGTCCTCGGCCTGACCTTGTCCTCGATCGACGCGTCCGGCCGGCGCCGCTTCGGCCTGTCCGAGGGTGTCGAGGGCGTGCTGGTGGTCGGGCTCGAGGATGCCGCCGACGGCGTGAACCTGCGGCCGGGCGACGTCATCACGGAGGTCGGCAACGAGCGGGTGGCCGCTCCCGCCCAGATCGCGGCGAAGGTCCAGGAGGCCAGGGAGGCGGGCCGCGGGGCGGTACTGCTGCGGGTCAACCGCCAGGGCACCGAGCAGTTCGTCGCCATTCCGATCAAGAAGGCGTGA
- the hisC gene encoding histidinol-phosphate transaminase — translation MERLTPRVGIGQIAPHKPMIRLPNGGRPLIDLSLSHNALGPSPRSITAYRQAAQNLHRYPDGEHTALRMAIARRYDIEPDHVTCSNGSDEMIQIVTEAYAGPGDEVLFHQYGYHGFIKAARMTGATPVIAAERDLAVDVEALAELAGDRTKIVFLANPNNPTGSYVPAEQVQRLRAELPAHTLLVLDSAYADYVRRNNYDPGFDLVSDHDNVLMVRTFSKLHGLAGLRIGWAYGPPAIIETLDRVRPLYNVGLPAQAAAAAALGDLEHEEATLAHNDSWSAWLSHELRAIGVRVYPSVCNFILVRIPPDPTMSVPTLSQHLLDHGILVKSLGHYGLPDCMRITIGTEEENHALMDALREVLD, via the coding sequence ATGGAACGGCTGACACCGAGGGTGGGCATCGGCCAGATAGCCCCGCACAAGCCGATGATCCGCCTTCCGAACGGCGGGCGTCCCCTCATCGACCTGTCGCTCAGCCACAACGCCCTGGGACCGAGCCCCAGGTCGATCACCGCCTACCGGCAGGCCGCCCAGAACCTGCACCGCTACCCGGACGGCGAGCACACCGCCCTGCGCATGGCGATCGCCCGCCGCTACGACATCGAACCGGATCACGTCACCTGCTCCAACGGGTCGGACGAGATGATCCAGATCGTCACGGAGGCCTATGCCGGGCCGGGTGACGAGGTCCTGTTCCACCAGTACGGCTACCATGGGTTCATCAAGGCCGCCCGGATGACCGGCGCGACGCCCGTGATCGCCGCCGAGCGCGACCTCGCGGTGGACGTTGAGGCGCTTGCCGAACTGGCCGGCGACCGGACCAAGATCGTGTTCCTGGCCAATCCCAACAACCCGACCGGATCCTATGTCCCGGCGGAGCAGGTCCAGCGGCTGCGGGCGGAGCTGCCGGCGCACACCCTGCTTGTGCTCGACAGCGCCTACGCGGACTATGTCCGCCGCAACAACTACGATCCCGGCTTCGACCTGGTGAGCGACCACGACAACGTGCTGATGGTCCGAACCTTCTCCAAGCTCCACGGGCTGGCCGGCCTGCGGATCGGCTGGGCCTACGGGCCTCCGGCCATCATCGAGACGCTGGACCGGGTCAGGCCGCTCTACAATGTCGGGCTGCCCGCGCAGGCCGCCGCCGCCGCCGCGCTCGGCGACCTGGAGCACGAGGAGGCGACGCTCGCCCACAACGACTCCTGGAGCGCGTGGCTGTCGCACGAGCTGCGGGCGATCGGGGTCCGGGTCTATCCCAGCGTCTGCAATTTCATCCTGGTCCGGATCCCGCCGGACCCGACCATGAGCGTTCCGACCCTGTCCCAGCACCTGCTGGACCATGGCATCCTGGTGAAATCGCTGGGCCACTACGGCCTGCCGGACTGCATGAGGATCACGATCGGCACCGAGGAGGAGAACCACGCGCTGATGGACGCCCTGCGCGAGGTGCTGGACTGA
- a CDS encoding methyl-accepting chemotaxis protein, translating to MSYGNELSASDNAGTLSRQELSASLQEISRELEGLRSEIEKVGTVAQQIDAIAKQTNLLALNATIEAARAGEAGKGFAVVAGEVKNLSGQTAAATAEISSVLQSLTKRTQHLGQLVEKAISSV from the coding sequence ATGTCCTATGGCAACGAACTCAGCGCCTCTGATAACGCCGGCACCTTGAGCCGCCAGGAACTGTCCGCCTCCCTGCAGGAAATCAGCCGGGAACTGGAAGGTCTGCGCAGCGAGATCGAGAAGGTCGGAACCGTCGCCCAGCAGATCGACGCGATCGCCAAGCAGACCAACCTGCTGGCGCTCAACGCGACGATCGAGGCGGCCCGTGCCGGCGAAGCCGGGAAGGGATTCGCGGTCGTGGCGGGCGAGGTGAAGAACCTGTCCGGCCAGACCGCCGCGGCGACCGCGGAAATCTCCTCGGTGCTGCAAAGCCTGACGAAGCGGACCCAGCATCTGGGCCAACTCGTCGAGAAGGCGATCAGCTCGGTCTAA
- a CDS encoding entericidin A/B family lipoprotein: protein MTKLNRPDRKARPFMMAAGALALVTLLGACNTIEGFGRDTERAGEAVQDSAK from the coding sequence ATGACGAAGCTCAACCGTCCGGATCGCAAGGCCCGTCCGTTCATGATGGCTGCCGGCGCCCTGGCGTTGGTCACCCTGCTTGGAGCCTGCAACACGATCGAGGGTTTCGGGCGCGACACCGAGCGCGCCGGCGAAGCCGTCCAGGACAGCGCCAAGTAA